The DNA sequence GCGTGCGCGAGCTGCTCGACCTGACGCTGCGCTGGATCCACGTGATCGCCGCCATCATGTGGATCGGCAACTCGCTGCTGTACAACTGGCTGGACCGCTCGCTGCGCCCCTCGAAGGACCCCGACAACGCGCAGGGCGACGCGTGGCTGCTGCACAGCGGGGGCTTCTACTACGTGGAGAAGAGGCTTCGCCTGGACGAGCTCCCCAAGCCGCTGCACTGGTTCAAGTGGCAGGCGTACACCACGTGGCTGAGCGGCGCCTCCCTCCTGGTCGTGGTCTATTACCTGGAGGGGCGGGCGATGCTGCTCGGTCCCGGCGCGACCATGTCGGGCGGCGCGGCCGTCGCCACGAGCGTGGGCATCCTGCTCGGCTCCTGGCTCCTGTACGAGGCGCTCTGGCGCTCCCCCATCGGCCGCACGCCCACCGCCGCGTCCGCGCTGTCGCTGGTGCTGGTCGCCGGCGTGGGCTACGCGCTCACGCAGATCTTCAGCGGGCGCGCCGCGTTCCTGCAGCTGGGCGCCGTCATGGGCACGCTCATGGCGGCCAACGTGGCCACCACCATCATGCCCTCGCAGCGCTCGCTGGTGCGCTCGGTGGAGGAGGGCGGGCAGCCGGACCCGGCGCTGTCGCTGGCCGCCAAGAAGCGCTCGGTGCACAACAACTACATGACCTTCCCGGTCATCGCGCTGATGCTCAGCGCCCACTTCCCGAGCCTGTACGCGCACACCGCCAACTGGGTCGTGCTGGCGGTGCTCGTGGCCGGCGGGGCGGCGGTCCGGCACTCCATGAACATCCGCTGGCACGAGCCGCGCTGGGGCGCCGCTGTCGCGACCTCGATCGTGGCCACGCTGGGCGCTTTGTACGCGCTCGGCGCCATGCCGGGCGGCGCGCGGGGGGACG is a window from the Gemmatimonadota bacterium genome containing:
- a CDS encoding urate hydroxylase PuuD; the protein is VRELLDLTLRWIHVIAAIMWIGNSLLYNWLDRSLRPSKDPDNAQGDAWLLHSGGFYYVEKRLRLDELPKPLHWFKWQAYTTWLSGASLLVVVYYLEGRAMLLGPGATMSGGAAVATSVGILLGSWLLYEALWRSPIGRTPTAASALSLVLVAGVGYALTQIFSGRAAFLQLGAVMGTLMAANVATTIMPSQRSLVRSVEEGGQPDPALSLAAKKRSVHNNYMTFPVIALMLSAHFPSLYAHTANWVVLAVLVAGGAAVRHSMNIRWHEPRWGAAVATSIVATLGALYALGAMPGGARGDGQGFADAGPVTFEQARAVIDKRCTPCHSLSPAIRDFGVPPAGVAFDTEDQIRVMMERIRERAVATETMPPGNATHMSAEERDVLRRWAEGGGP